The Acetomicrobium sp. S15 = DSM 107314 genome includes a region encoding these proteins:
- a CDS encoding TRAP transporter large permease, translating into MVLTVLLIALIICIFFGMPIGFSLGVSALCSLSSWGSIPLKLMVQRMFTGIDSFPLMAIPFFMLAGELMFSGGMLTRLFKFADALVGHIRGGLGHVNIVASMLFAGITGSALADTAALGAMEIPMMVEGGYDVDYSAAITAASSVVGPIIPPSIPLVIYAVAAGNVSIAGLFLAGAIPGILIGVAMMIYNYMISLKRNYPRRETRISPMEFIRIFRRAILVLMMPIIILGGILSGIFTPTEASAVAVAYAVIVGFFVTHELDLKGLTRALLNSGIGSGVVLVVVGMSSIVSWILATQQVPQIAANFFLSLTDNPFVYLLCVNVLLLFLGCFMDPTPAIILVTPILTPIAIALGIHPLHFGLVVVINLIIGLATPPVGLCLFIACGIAKISLERISRAILPFVLVQVATLLLITYVPSISMLLPKLFGYD; encoded by the coding sequence ATGGTATTAACAGTCCTTTTGATCGCCTTAATAATATGCATATTTTTCGGCATGCCTATAGGGTTTTCTTTGGGAGTCAGCGCCCTTTGTTCGCTTTCAAGTTGGGGTAGTATACCGTTAAAGTTGATGGTGCAACGTATGTTTACCGGCATAGATTCCTTTCCCCTAATGGCGATACCGTTCTTTATGTTGGCAGGAGAGTTGATGTTTTCGGGAGGAATGCTCACGCGGCTTTTTAAGTTCGCCGACGCCTTGGTAGGACATATTCGAGGTGGGTTAGGCCACGTCAACATAGTTGCCAGCATGCTCTTTGCCGGCATCACCGGCTCTGCGTTGGCGGATACCGCTGCCTTGGGTGCTATGGAAATACCTATGATGGTTGAGGGCGGATACGACGTCGATTACAGTGCCGCCATAACAGCAGCTTCTTCCGTAGTCGGTCCAATCATTCCGCCCAGCATCCCCTTGGTGATTTATGCTGTGGCTGCGGGCAATGTTTCCATCGCGGGGCTTTTCTTGGCGGGAGCTATACCGGGCATATTAATTGGTGTGGCTATGATGATTTATAATTATATGATATCTTTAAAAAGAAACTACCCTCGCAGAGAAACACGGATAAGCCCTATGGAGTTCATCCGCATCTTCCGGAGGGCGATTTTGGTGCTTATGATGCCTATAATTATCTTAGGCGGCATCCTTTCCGGCATCTTTACCCCTACGGAAGCCTCCGCAGTAGCCGTCGCATACGCCGTGATCGTGGGCTTTTTCGTCACACATGAATTGGACCTTAAGGGGTTGACGCGAGCGCTCCTCAATAGCGGCATAGGAAGCGGTGTAGTGCTTGTGGTCGTCGGGATGTCCAGCATTGTCTCGTGGATCTTGGCTACCCAGCAGGTGCCCCAGATTGCCGCCAATTTCTTCCTTTCCTTAACTGACAACCCCTTCGTTTATCTCTTATGCGTCAATGTGCTCTTGTTGTTTTTGGGGTGTTTTATGGATCCCACGCCGGCCATCATATTAGTCACTCCTATATTAACCCCTATAGCAATAGCGTTAGGCATCCACCCCCTGCACTTTGGATTGGTAGTCGTAATCAACCTTATCATTGGTTTGGCCACTCCACCGGTGGGTTTGTGTCTTTTTATTGCCTGCGGCATTGCCAAGATATCCCTTGAAAGGATAAGTAGGGCTATTTTGCCATTCGTATTAGTTCAGGTGGCCACACTTTTGTTGATTACGTATGTTCCTTCTATTTCCATGCTCTTGCCTAAGCTTTTTGGATACGATTAA